A single region of the Gracilibacillus caseinilyticus genome encodes:
- the groL gene encoding chaperonin GroEL (60 kDa chaperone family; promotes refolding of misfolded polypeptides especially under stressful conditions; forms two stacked rings of heptamers to form a barrel-shaped 14mer; ends can be capped by GroES; misfolded proteins enter the barrel where they are refolded when GroES binds) — MAKELKFSEEARRAMLRGVDTLANAVKVTLGPKGRNVVLDKKYGSPLITNDGVTIAKEIELEDNFENMGAQLVSEVASQTNDVAGDGTTTATVLAQAMIQEGLKNVASGANPVGVRRGIEKAVEIATEELRNISKPIEGRDSIAQVAAISSADEEVGQLIAEAMERVGNDGVITIEESKGFNTELEVVEGMQFDRGYASPYMVTDQDKMEAELEDPYILITDKKINNIQEVLPVLEQVVQQGKPLLLIAEDVEGEALATLVVNKLRGTFNAVAVKAPGFGDRRKAMLEDIATLTGAEVITEDLGLDLKNTGIEQLGRASKVVVTKENTTVVEGAGDPEQISSRVAQIRAQIEETTSEFDKEKLQERLAKLGGGVAVVKVGAATETELKERKLRIEDALNSTRAAVQEGIVSGGGTALLNVYNKVAELNLTGDEATGVSIVLRALESPVRQIAENAGLEGSIIVERLKGEAVGIGFNAATGEWVNMIDAGIVDPTKVTRSALQNAASVSAMFLTTEAVVADIPEEGGGAPDMSGMGGGMPGMGGMM, encoded by the coding sequence ATGGCTAAAGAATTAAAGTTCAGTGAAGAAGCACGTCGTGCAATGCTTCGTGGGGTAGATACACTTGCAAATGCAGTTAAAGTAACGCTTGGACCAAAAGGTCGTAACGTTGTGTTAGATAAAAAATACGGGTCACCACTTATTACGAACGATGGTGTAACGATCGCGAAAGAAATTGAATTAGAAGATAATTTCGAAAACATGGGTGCACAGCTTGTATCCGAAGTAGCATCTCAAACAAATGATGTTGCTGGTGACGGTACAACTACTGCAACTGTTCTTGCGCAAGCAATGATCCAGGAAGGTCTAAAAAACGTTGCATCTGGTGCAAACCCAGTAGGCGTTCGCCGTGGTATCGAAAAAGCGGTTGAAATCGCAACAGAAGAGCTTCGCAATATTTCAAAACCAATCGAAGGAAGAGATTCAATTGCACAGGTTGCTGCTATTTCTTCTGCTGATGAAGAAGTAGGTCAACTGATCGCAGAAGCAATGGAACGTGTAGGTAACGACGGTGTTATCACAATCGAAGAATCTAAAGGCTTCAACACAGAATTAGAAGTAGTGGAAGGTATGCAATTCGATCGTGGTTATGCTTCTCCATACATGGTTACAGACCAGGACAAAATGGAAGCAGAGCTTGAAGATCCGTATATCTTAATTACAGATAAGAAAATCAACAATATCCAAGAAGTATTACCTGTACTTGAGCAAGTCGTACAACAAGGTAAACCACTTCTTTTAATCGCTGAAGATGTAGAAGGCGAAGCACTTGCTACATTAGTAGTGAACAAACTTCGTGGTACATTTAATGCAGTAGCTGTTAAAGCTCCTGGATTCGGTGACCGTCGTAAAGCAATGCTAGAAGATATTGCGACGTTAACTGGTGCAGAAGTAATTACAGAAGATCTTGGATTAGATCTTAAAAACACTGGTATCGAACAATTAGGTCGCGCTTCTAAAGTAGTGGTAACGAAAGAAAACACTACAGTTGTAGAAGGTGCTGGAGATCCAGAACAAATTTCTTCCCGTGTTGCACAAATCCGTGCACAAATTGAAGAAACAACTTCTGAATTCGATAAAGAAAAATTACAAGAACGTCTTGCTAAATTAGGTGGCGGTGTAGCAGTAGTTAAAGTTGGTGCTGCAACAGAAACTGAATTAAAAGAACGTAAACTTCGTATTGAAGATGCATTGAACTCTACTCGTGCAGCTGTTCAAGAAGGTATCGTTTCAGGTGGTGGTACTGCACTGCTTAACGTATACAATAAAGTGGCAGAACTTAACCTTACAGGTGACGAAGCTACTGGTGTAAGCATCGTACTTCGCGCACTAGAATCACCAGTACGTCAAATCGCAGAGAACGCTGGTTTAGAAGGTTCTATCATTGTAGAGCGTCTTAAAGGCGAAGCGGTTGGCATTGGCTTTAACGCAGCAACTGGCGAATGGGTAAACATGATCGACGCTGGTATCGTTGACCCAACAAAAGTAACTCGCTCTGCACTTCAAAACGCAGCATCTGTATCTGCTATGTTCTTAACAACAGAAGCAGTAGTAGCTGACATTCCAGAAGAAGGCGGCGGTGCCCCTGACATGAGTGGAATGGGTGGCGGAATGCCTGGTATGGGCGGCATGATGTAA
- the groES gene encoding co-chaperone GroES, whose protein sequence is MLKPLGDRVIIELVEQEEKTASGIVLPDSAKEKPQEGKVVAVGSGRVTDKGEKIALEVEQGNTIIFSKFAGTEVKYEGKEYLILRESDILAIIG, encoded by the coding sequence ATGCTAAAACCATTAGGTGATCGTGTCATTATTGAGCTTGTAGAGCAAGAGGAAAAAACAGCAAGTGGAATTGTTCTTCCAGATTCTGCGAAGGAAAAACCACAAGAAGGTAAGGTTGTAGCTGTTGGTTCTGGTCGTGTAACAGATAAAGGAGAAAAAATTGCACTCGAAGTAGAACAAGGAAATACCATTATTTTCTCTAAATTTGCTGGCACAGAAGTGAAATATGAAGGTAAAGAATACTTAATTCTTCGTGAGAGCGACATCTTAGCAATTATTGGCTAA
- a CDS encoding CPBP family intramembrane glutamic endopeptidase — protein MPKKYIYLIVTYVAMQFSIFLVLPFRDLITDMETFSTWWSVITFALALVVSFIILKGEMKEFFDLEHKRIGNIILWSVLGFFLVMIGQYASILIETFVFGIKPGSENTMDLMNVARQMPIFIIIISVLGPILEELVFRKAIFGTLYKKMNFFFAAIISGLIFATVHMDFSHLLTYTAIGMIFAFLYVETKRIIVPIIAHMSINTFAVIGQLSLDSEQIEQQMKQLEELMTIIIGG, from the coding sequence TTGCCAAAAAAATATATATATTTGATTGTCACCTATGTTGCCATGCAGTTTTCCATCTTTTTAGTGTTGCCTTTTAGAGATTTAATCACTGATATGGAAACTTTCTCTACATGGTGGTCCGTTATCACATTTGCATTGGCGTTAGTTGTTTCATTCATTATATTAAAAGGTGAAATGAAAGAATTCTTTGATCTGGAACATAAAAGAATAGGAAATATTATTCTATGGTCTGTACTTGGTTTCTTTCTTGTAATGATTGGACAATATGCATCCATCCTCATTGAAACATTCGTATTCGGGATTAAACCCGGTTCAGAAAATACGATGGATTTAATGAACGTAGCTCGACAGATGCCGATCTTCATTATCATCATTTCAGTATTAGGTCCGATATTGGAAGAGTTAGTTTTTCGAAAAGCTATCTTTGGGACACTATATAAAAAAATGAATTTCTTTTTTGCAGCGATTATTTCAGGTCTGATATTTGCAACAGTACACATGGATTTCAGTCATCTACTAACCTACACAGCAATCGGGATGATCTTCGCCTTTTTATATGTGGAAACCAAAAGAATTATTGTGCCGATTATCGCACACATGTCGATTAATACATTCGCTGTAATTGGACAACTTTCATTAGATTCTGAGCAGATCGAACAACAAATGAAGCAATTAGAGGAATTAATGACGATTATTATTGGAGGATAA
- a CDS encoding DUF4305 domain-containing protein codes for MRISPLRSAFFYIVLSVLFIYIAVQSAEDTVFNFITIFLATFATIDIVVAIRLVNLHLRIKKANDKKKK; via the coding sequence ATGCGAATATCACCATTGCGTTCTGCCTTCTTTTATATTGTACTGTCTGTATTGTTTATTTACATTGCAGTACAATCGGCAGAGGACACAGTATTTAACTTTATCACTATCTTTTTAGCGACCTTTGCAACAATTGATATCGTGGTTGCCATACGTCTTGTGAACTTACATTTACGTATCAAAAAAGCGAATGATAAAAAGAAAAAATAA
- a CDS encoding redox-sensing transcriptional repressor Rex, with protein MSNQHKIPQATAKRLPLYYRFLNNLHIQGKSRVSSKELSDAIKVDSATIRRDFSYFGALGKKGYGYNVEYLLGFFRKTLDQDENTPVALIGVGNLGTAFLNYNFTKNNNTKIEIAFDADKRKVGNTIGDIQVHHIDELEDHLDKISVAILTVPVSEAQNITDRLVDAGISGILNFTPARITVPDSIRVHHIDLAVELQSLVYFMKHYPLNDDEDI; from the coding sequence ATGTCGAATCAACACAAAATACCACAGGCAACAGCTAAACGTTTACCTTTATATTATCGATTCTTGAACAATCTGCATATTCAAGGAAAATCACGTGTATCGTCCAAGGAGTTAAGTGATGCAATCAAAGTAGACTCTGCAACGATCCGAAGGGATTTCTCCTATTTTGGTGCGCTTGGAAAAAAAGGTTACGGCTATAATGTGGAATATTTGCTAGGATTCTTTCGTAAAACACTGGATCAGGACGAGAATACGCCTGTTGCATTGATCGGGGTAGGGAATTTAGGAACCGCTTTTTTGAATTATAATTTTACCAAAAACAATAATACGAAAATCGAAATTGCATTTGATGCAGACAAACGAAAAGTAGGAAACACGATTGGCGATATTCAAGTCCATCATATCGATGAGCTTGAAGACCATTTGGACAAAATCTCCGTAGCTATTCTAACCGTACCTGTGTCAGAAGCACAAAATATTACGGATCGACTCGTGGATGCTGGTATCAGCGGCATTCTGAATTTTACGCCAGCTCGAATTACAGTGCCTGACAGCATACGTGTTCATCATATTGATTTGGCGGTGGAACTGCAATCGCTTGTTTATTTCATGAAGCATTATCCACTGAATGATGATGAAGACATATAA
- a CDS encoding ABC-F family ATP-binding cassette domain-containing protein has protein sequence MIYLQVNNLTKRFGAELILSNIKLEIKSNERIAIVGRNGAGKSTLLNIISGQLSYDEGEIHKPKEVSLGYLAQHSGLDSDETIWQEMLKIFEHFQKDEQALRKMEEQMGDPDLLADHDRYQQLLAKYDQKQEQFKLDGGYQYEADVKAVLNGLAFPESMWDTPIATLSGGQKTRLALGKLLLTKPDILILDEPTNHLDIDTLTWLEGYLNSYSGAVVIVSHDRYFLDKTVDIVYEISRHHSSKFHGNYSKYLEQKAANYERDLKLYEKQQTEIKRMEEFIQKNIVRASTTKRAQSRRKQLEKMNVMDKPAGNEGSAKFSFSIERRSGNDVLKINDLAFRYHAASSDTFSNLQLHIERGDSVALVGPNGVGKSTLLKTIIGQLDPASGEIQLGANVQIGYYDQEQTQLNTKKTVLHELWDDYPSIDEKDIRTILGNFLFSGDDVLRNVSALSGGEKARLALAKLMMEKSNFLLLDEPTNHLDLDSKEVLEAALIDYPGSILFVSHDRYFINKLATHVLEMQHDKTTLYIGDYDYYVEKKQEEQELAALKEAEQAETVKKTTAKSDFEQEKQLKKEQRKRDRRITEIENEIEALELEMEEIHHQLADPEVFQDHEKALELSNQEKAAQAKMDELMEEWESLHE, from the coding sequence ATGATTTATTTACAAGTGAACAATTTAACTAAAAGATTTGGTGCAGAACTGATCTTATCCAATATTAAACTAGAAATTAAAAGCAATGAACGTATTGCAATCGTAGGACGGAACGGTGCGGGTAAATCGACACTGCTCAACATTATTTCCGGTCAATTAAGCTACGATGAAGGAGAAATTCATAAACCAAAGGAAGTATCGTTAGGATATCTTGCCCAACATTCCGGTCTAGATTCTGATGAAACAATCTGGCAGGAAATGCTGAAGATCTTTGAACATTTTCAGAAGGATGAACAAGCATTACGCAAGATGGAAGAGCAGATGGGTGATCCTGATTTGCTCGCAGACCATGATCGTTACCAGCAGTTACTTGCAAAATATGATCAAAAACAAGAACAATTTAAGCTAGATGGAGGCTATCAATATGAAGCTGATGTCAAGGCTGTCTTAAATGGTCTTGCTTTCCCGGAATCAATGTGGGATACGCCAATCGCTACATTAAGCGGTGGTCAGAAAACCAGATTAGCATTAGGGAAGCTACTTTTAACAAAACCAGATATCCTGATTTTGGATGAACCGACCAACCACTTAGATATCGACACACTTACCTGGCTTGAAGGGTATTTAAACAGCTATTCCGGTGCAGTTGTCATTGTTTCCCACGATCGCTACTTTTTAGACAAAACCGTGGATATCGTCTATGAAATTTCTCGTCATCATTCCAGTAAATTTCATGGTAACTACAGTAAATATCTTGAACAAAAAGCAGCCAACTATGAACGTGATTTGAAACTTTATGAAAAGCAACAGACGGAAATTAAAAGAATGGAAGAGTTCATTCAAAAAAATATTGTACGTGCATCCACTACCAAGCGTGCCCAAAGCAGAAGAAAACAATTGGAAAAGATGAACGTTATGGACAAGCCTGCAGGTAATGAGGGTTCCGCGAAGTTCTCATTCTCTATCGAGAGAAGAAGTGGCAATGATGTGTTAAAAATCAATGATTTAGCCTTTCGTTATCACGCTGCTTCTTCCGATACATTCTCCAACTTACAATTACACATTGAACGTGGCGACAGTGTCGCGCTTGTTGGACCGAATGGGGTAGGTAAATCAACATTATTAAAAACGATTATTGGTCAATTAGATCCTGCATCAGGAGAAATTCAGCTCGGTGCCAATGTACAAATTGGATATTATGATCAGGAACAAACACAATTAAATACGAAGAAAACCGTATTACATGAATTATGGGATGACTATCCTTCCATTGATGAGAAGGATATCCGTACAATACTAGGTAATTTCTTGTTCTCCGGTGATGATGTCTTGCGTAACGTATCTGCATTAAGTGGTGGAGAAAAAGCAAGGCTGGCGCTTGCGAAGCTTATGATGGAAAAGTCGAACTTCTTATTACTGGATGAGCCGACCAACCATTTGGATTTGGATAGTAAAGAAGTGTTGGAAGCTGCCTTAATCGATTATCCTGGTTCCATTCTGTTTGTATCACATGATCGTTACTTTATCAACAAGCTCGCAACGCACGTTCTGGAAATGCAACATGATAAGACAACACTCTATATTGGGGATTATGACTACTATGTGGAGAAAAAGCAAGAGGAACAGGAACTCGCTGCTTTAAAAGAAGCAGAACAAGCAGAGACAGTTAAAAAGACAACAGCGAAATCCGATTTTGAACAGGAAAAACAGCTAAAGAAAGAACAGCGTAAGCGAGATCGTCGCATCACCGAGATAGAAAATGAGATTGAAGCATTAGAACTTGAAATGGAAGAAATTCATCATCAATTAGCTGATCCTGAAGTATTTCAAGACCATGAAAAAGCGCTGGAATTGTCGAATCAGGAAAAAGCTGCACAAGCAAAAATGGATGAATTAATGGAAGAGTGGGAATCATTACACGAATAG
- the tsaD gene encoding tRNA (adenosine(37)-N6)-threonylcarbamoyltransferase complex transferase subunit TsaD, with protein sequence MSEYILGIETSCDETAAAIIKDGTKIVSNVVASQIESHQRFGGVVPEIASRHHVEQITLVLEEAFVKADLTIDDIDAIAVTEGPGLVGALLVGVNAAKGLAYAHQKPLIGVHHIAGHIYANRLEKEFAFPLLALVVSGGHTELILMRGHGEFEIIGETRDDAAGEAYDKVARTLELPYPGGPKIDTLAHQGEETIDFPRAWLEDDSFDFSFSGLKSAVINTLHNGKQKGLSLKQEDVAASFQASVVDVLTEKTYRAAKQFDVKQVIVAGGVAANKGLRYAMEQKFKSETSMELLFPPLSLCTDNAAMIAAAGSIAYQQGHRASWDLNANPGLGLERYAKRSTSES encoded by the coding sequence ATGAGTGAATACATTTTAGGAATCGAAACAAGCTGTGATGAAACAGCCGCTGCTATCATTAAGGATGGTACTAAAATTGTATCGAATGTAGTAGCATCACAAATTGAGAGTCATCAGCGATTTGGTGGAGTAGTACCGGAAATAGCCTCTAGACATCATGTGGAGCAAATTACGCTCGTACTGGAGGAAGCCTTTGTGAAGGCTGATTTGACCATAGATGATATCGATGCGATCGCAGTGACGGAAGGTCCAGGTCTTGTTGGTGCATTACTTGTTGGTGTGAATGCAGCAAAAGGTTTAGCCTATGCTCACCAGAAACCTTTAATTGGTGTCCATCATATCGCTGGTCATATTTACGCAAACCGTTTAGAAAAAGAATTTGCATTTCCATTATTAGCTTTAGTTGTTTCCGGTGGTCACACTGAGCTAATCTTAATGAGAGGTCATGGGGAATTTGAGATTATTGGCGAAACGCGAGATGATGCGGCAGGTGAAGCATATGATAAAGTAGCTCGGACGCTTGAATTACCGTATCCAGGCGGGCCAAAAATTGATACATTGGCACATCAAGGGGAAGAGACGATCGATTTTCCTCGTGCCTGGCTGGAAGACGATTCATTTGACTTTAGCTTTAGTGGACTTAAATCCGCAGTTATTAACACACTCCATAATGGGAAGCAAAAGGGACTGAGTTTGAAGCAGGAGGATGTTGCAGCAAGTTTTCAGGCTAGTGTGGTGGATGTGTTAACAGAAAAAACATACAGAGCAGCGAAACAATTTGATGTAAAGCAAGTCATTGTGGCTGGTGGAGTAGCAGCTAATAAAGGATTACGCTATGCAATGGAGCAAAAATTTAAATCAGAAACGTCAATGGAGTTGCTGTTCCCGCCATTATCCCTATGCACAGATAACGCGGCGATGATAGCAGCAGCAGGCTCAATCGCCTATCAACAAGGTCACCGCGCCTCATGGGATTTAAACGCCAATCCAGGTTTAGGTTTAGAACGATACGCCAAACGATCAACGTCAGAAAGTTAA
- the rimI gene encoding ribosomal protein S18-alanine N-acetyltransferase, with translation MSSVQFRKMEQEDLHAVKEIDKRSFSVPWPDDIYDQELYKNTYAHYFVAVVDKKVVGFCGVWMVIDEAQITNIAVDPDYRGTGYGKGLFQYVINYAIASGITQLSLEVRVSNLAAQKMYKKFGLQPGGIRKNYYTDNQEDALVLWVSL, from the coding sequence ATGTCTAGTGTACAATTTCGCAAAATGGAACAAGAAGACTTACATGCGGTTAAAGAAATAGATAAACGGTCCTTTTCTGTTCCTTGGCCAGATGATATATATGATCAGGAATTATATAAAAACACTTATGCACATTATTTTGTGGCTGTTGTGGATAAGAAGGTAGTCGGATTCTGCGGAGTGTGGATGGTAATTGATGAAGCACAAATTACGAATATTGCGGTTGATCCAGATTACCGAGGAACAGGATACGGGAAAGGTTTATTTCAATATGTGATCAATTACGCGATTGCCAGCGGAATTACACAATTATCATTAGAAGTACGTGTTTCTAATCTGGCTGCACAGAAAATGTACAAGAAATTCGGTTTACAACCTGGTGGTATACGTAAAAATTATTATACCGACAACCAGGAAGATGCTTTAGTATTGTGGGTGAGTTTATGA
- the tsaB gene encoding tRNA (adenosine(37)-N6)-threonylcarbamoyltransferase complex dimerization subunit type 1 TsaB, whose product MNVLAIDTSNQLLGVAVSSNGEIKAEYTANVKRNHSIGLLPAVDYVMNQAGLSPDQLDRIAVAKGPGSYTGVRIGLATAKTMAWTLQIPIMAISSLALVAHNARYANMIVSPFFDARRGLVYTGLYEYKQGHLQELTEDQNILMEQWLEDLKQRGEHVLFLSQDLDKHQGLIKEKLGDYAHFPFAVDNLPRPGVLALLAANYQESQVHELTPNYIRMVEAEANWLKEQEKNV is encoded by the coding sequence ATGAATGTGTTGGCGATAGATACTTCTAATCAGCTATTGGGAGTAGCGGTGAGTTCAAATGGAGAGATAAAGGCAGAATATACTGCTAATGTGAAACGTAATCATTCGATTGGTTTACTGCCGGCAGTAGATTATGTGATGAATCAAGCTGGTTTAAGCCCTGATCAATTAGATCGTATTGCCGTAGCAAAAGGACCTGGCTCTTATACTGGAGTGAGAATAGGATTGGCCACAGCCAAAACAATGGCATGGACATTGCAGATTCCGATTATGGCGATATCGAGTTTAGCGTTAGTGGCACATAATGCGAGATATGCCAATATGATTGTATCTCCTTTTTTTGATGCACGAAGAGGATTGGTTTATACCGGTTTATATGAATACAAGCAGGGCCATTTGCAAGAATTGACTGAAGACCAGAATATCTTAATGGAGCAGTGGTTAGAAGATTTAAAGCAGCGTGGAGAACATGTTCTCTTTCTAAGTCAGGATTTAGATAAACACCAGGGATTGATAAAAGAAAAACTCGGGGACTATGCACACTTTCCCTTTGCCGTAGATAACCTTCCCCGTCCAGGTGTTCTCGCTTTATTAGCTGCGAATTATCAGGAGAGTCAAGTACATGAGTTAACACCAAATTATATTAGAATGGTGGAAGCTGAAGCTAATTGGCTAAAGGAACAAGAGAAAAATGTCTAG
- the tsaE gene encoding tRNA (adenosine(37)-N6)-threonylcarbamoyltransferase complex ATPase subunit type 1 TsaE: MEQYIFETATEEETKRLASKLATLLRPNDVITLEGDLGAGKTTFTKGLGAGLGVTRTINSPTFTIVKEYQGEIPLYHMDVYRLENSEEDIGFDEYFNGDGITVVEWARFIEEFLPHERLGIQMKRIDETKRKIIFQPIGSYFHSVCKELY, from the coding sequence ATGGAACAATATATATTTGAAACGGCAACAGAAGAAGAAACGAAACGACTGGCCAGCAAATTAGCTACATTACTGAGACCTAATGACGTCATTACACTTGAAGGTGACTTAGGTGCTGGAAAGACAACTTTCACAAAAGGACTTGGCGCTGGTCTAGGTGTTACCAGAACGATTAATAGTCCTACATTTACGATAGTAAAAGAATATCAAGGTGAAATCCCACTATACCATATGGATGTGTACCGTCTGGAGAATAGTGAGGAAGATATCGGATTTGATGAATACTTTAATGGAGATGGAATTACGGTTGTCGAATGGGCACGTTTTATCGAAGAATTTTTACCGCATGAACGACTGGGGATTCAGATGAAAAGGATAGATGAAACAAAACGGAAGATTATTTTTCAGCCTATCGGTAGTTATTTTCATTCCGTATGTAAGGAGTTATATTAA
- the thiL gene encoding thiamine-phosphate kinase produces MEEFDFIQSIKPKYYRQSSVIKGIGDDAAILRHTNNDIIMTMDTMVENIHFNEMTTAPFHIGYRALAANISDIAAMGGKPVSYLVSITVPDRWSAEELQEIYQGMTALANAYHMDLIGGDTVSGEHLSLSITVLGTVNNGKARYRNTAREHDIIFVTGTLGDSAYGLHLLLNEQDDAASQYFIHRHQMPSPRVSFINQARPIERMALNDVSDGIANEANEIAAASDKGMLLDFDRIPYHDLLAKNSPDNLYQWILSGGEDFELIGTVPPEDWDRLMEYAKLTDTKLTSIGKVVDNEKFNGKAWLRYQGQLKILDKSGYTHLKR; encoded by the coding sequence ATGGAGGAGTTTGACTTTATTCAATCGATAAAACCGAAGTATTATCGTCAATCATCCGTTATCAAGGGTATCGGCGATGATGCTGCCATATTGAGACATACAAATAACGATATAATAATGACAATGGATACAATGGTTGAAAATATACATTTTAACGAAATGACAACTGCACCGTTTCATATCGGCTACCGTGCACTAGCGGCGAATATTAGTGACATTGCGGCAATGGGAGGAAAGCCAGTCTCCTATTTAGTGTCTATTACTGTACCTGATCGATGGTCAGCAGAGGAACTGCAAGAAATATATCAAGGTATGACAGCATTGGCAAATGCTTATCACATGGACTTAATCGGTGGTGATACAGTCTCTGGTGAGCATCTAAGTTTGTCAATCACCGTATTAGGAACAGTAAACAATGGTAAAGCTAGATATCGTAATACTGCTAGAGAACATGATATAATCTTTGTAACCGGTACGCTTGGGGATTCTGCATACGGTTTGCATTTGTTACTGAATGAACAAGATGATGCAGCATCGCAATATTTTATTCATCGTCATCAGATGCCAAGCCCAAGAGTGTCATTTATTAATCAGGCTAGACCTATAGAACGGATGGCATTAAATGATGTGAGTGATGGTATTGCAAATGAAGCGAATGAAATCGCAGCTGCTTCAGATAAAGGAATGCTGTTGGATTTTGATCGCATCCCCTACCACGATTTACTTGCAAAGAATTCTCCAGATAACTTGTATCAATGGATATTAAGTGGTGGAGAAGACTTTGAATTAATAGGAACAGTGCCGCCTGAAGATTGGGATAGACTAATGGAATACGCGAAACTCACTGACACAAAGCTAACCTCAATCGGTAAGGTAGTAGATAACGAAAAATTTAATGGAAAAGCCTGGTTGCGATATCAAGGTCAATTAAAAATCTTAGATAAATCAGGATATACACATCTGAAAAGGTGA
- a CDS encoding SprT family protein — protein MSVMTQTELEKLTKDISEKEFHKPFVDKVCFNNRLRTTGGRYLPGKRLIELNPKYFDELGFDEFVGIIKHELCHYHLHIEGKGYQHRDREFRQLLKQTNSPRFCNPLPSTQNDYKYQYQCSECNQLYNRRKRMNTNRYRCGKCRGRLTLLIKT, from the coding sequence ATGTCTGTAATGACACAAACAGAATTAGAAAAATTAACAAAAGACATATCAGAGAAGGAGTTCCATAAACCATTTGTAGATAAGGTCTGTTTTAATAACCGGTTAAGGACAACTGGTGGCAGGTACTTACCTGGAAAAAGGTTAATTGAACTGAACCCAAAATATTTTGATGAACTAGGTTTTGATGAGTTTGTTGGAATTATCAAGCATGAGCTATGCCACTATCATCTTCATATAGAAGGAAAAGGTTATCAGCACCGTGATCGTGAATTTAGACAACTGCTTAAACAGACTAATTCTCCGCGCTTTTGTAATCCATTACCTTCAACACAAAACGATTATAAATATCAATATCAATGTTCCGAGTGTAATCAGTTATATAATAGAAGGAAAAGAATGAATACGAACAGGTATCGTTGCGGTAAATGTCGCGGTCGTTTAACCTTATTGATAAAAACATAA
- the cmpA gene encoding cortex morphogenetic protein CmpA, protein MPTWLKKQLSGAFLQKNKYQIRLLNQCWYFYCDKEQIK, encoded by the coding sequence ATGCCTACTTGGTTAAAAAAACAATTATCAGGTGCTTTCCTTCAAAAGAATAAATACCAAATTCGATTATTGAATCAGTGTTGGTATTTCTATTGTGATAAAGAACAAATAAAGTAA